A genomic stretch from Candidatus Cloacimonadota bacterium includes:
- the infA gene encoding translation initiation factor IF-1, with amino-acid sequence MVAKEGVIEVEGVVTEALPNTTFRVELENGHEILAHSSGKMRMHYIRILPGDKVKVELSPYDLNRGRIIYRYK; translated from the coding sequence ATGGTGGCAAAAGAAGGTGTGATCGAAGTAGAAGGTGTGGTAACTGAAGCGTTACCGAACACCACATTTAGAGTGGAATTAGAAAACGGACACGAGATTCTGGCGCATAGTTCCGGCAAAATGAGAATGCACTACATCCGGATATTGCCAGGTGATAAAGTTAAAGTTGAATTATCTCCCTACGATTTAAACAGAGGGAGAATAATTTACCGTTATAAATGA
- the rpsK gene encoding 30S ribosomal protein S11, which yields MAKKAKTRAKKKRVRLSFNEGVASIHSSFNNTIVSLSDKAGNVLTWSSGGKIGYKGSKKSTPFAAQLAAEEVAKAALDMGINKVQVVVKGPGGGRESAIRSLDANGLQITMITDTTPIPHNGCRPRKTRRV from the coding sequence ATGGCAAAAAAAGCAAAAACAAGAGCAAAAAAGAAGCGAGTAAGACTTTCGTTCAACGAAGGTGTTGCCAGCATTCATTCCAGCTTCAATAACACCATAGTTTCTCTTTCCGATAAAGCCGGAAACGTTCTTACATGGTCTTCTGGCGGTAAGATCGGTTACAAGGGATCCAAGAAGAGTACCCCATTTGCAGCACAGTTAGCTGCCGAAGAAGTTGCAAAAGCAGCTTTGGATATGGGAATAAATAAAGTTCAAGTAGTTGTGAAAGGACCCGGTGGCGGCCGTGAATCTGCTATCAGGTCTTTAGATGCAAACGGTTTGCAGATCACTATGATCACAGATACAACTCCGATTCCACACAACGGCTGCAGACCCAGAAAAACTAGAAGAGTATAA
- the rpsM gene encoding 30S ribosomal protein S13, with protein sequence MAHIAGVELPRDKRVLIGLTYIYGIGRTTSREILSKVNIDENKKVKDLSLEEEKLIRELIQNDYIVEGELRTQTAMDIKRLMEIDCYRGQRHKKNMPVRGQRTHTNAKTRRGRRKGSGAGKRK encoded by the coding sequence TTGGCACATATAGCAGGAGTCGAATTACCTAGGGACAAAAGAGTTCTTATCGGACTTACCTATATCTATGGGATTGGAAGGACAACTTCCCGCGAAATCCTTAGTAAAGTTAACATTGATGAAAATAAAAAAGTGAAAGATCTTTCTCTGGAAGAAGAAAAACTTATCCGAGAACTCATCCAAAACGATTATATCGTGGAAGGTGAACTCAGAACTCAGACAGCAATGGATATCAAACGTTTAATGGAGATCGATTGCTATCGTGGTCAGCGTCATAAGAAAAACATGCCGGTAAGAGGACAAAGAACTCATACCAATGCTAAAACAAGACGTGGACGCAGAAAAGGTTCTGGTGCAGGAAAGAGGAAATAG
- the rpmJ gene encoding 50S ribosomal protein L36 → MKVQASVKKICKDCRIIKRNGVIRVICPANPKHKQRQG, encoded by the coding sequence ATGAAAGTTCAAGCATCTGTAAAAAAGATCTGCAAAGATTGCAGAATAATCAAGCGAAATGGTGTTATCAGGGTTATCTGCCCTGCAAACCCCAAACATAAGCAGCGTCAAGGTTAA